A window of the Chloroflexota bacterium genome harbors these coding sequences:
- a CDS encoding GntR family transcriptional regulator, which produces MAEIVSEESPLPLYYQVREIIRQQIEKGDLLPGARLETEQELTTRFGVSRTTVRQAINDLVKDGLLYRKRGKGTFIRQPRIEQELSGLTGFVEDMVALGFQPTARVIGIETVPATKGVAEQLHLSLGDEVVRIERVRLANGQPVSLDVTYIPPRLGRQIAEDDLTAHPIFSLLEDKYGILLGEADYCIEASAADKHTAEVLGVPVGAPILLIQRTVFAVDSSVLEYEELHYRGDRIRYAMRLKRKRPATVLDFDSPNLLSRPS; this is translated from the coding sequence ATGGCGGAGATAGTCTCTGAAGAGAGCCCCTTGCCCCTTTACTACCAGGTACGCGAGATCATCCGCCAGCAGATCGAGAAGGGTGATCTGCTGCCTGGAGCCCGCCTGGAGACAGAGCAGGAGCTCACCACCAGGTTTGGTGTGAGCCGTACTACTGTACGTCAGGCGATCAACGACCTTGTCAAAGATGGGCTGCTCTATCGCAAAAGAGGAAAGGGAACCTTCATCCGTCAGCCACGCATCGAACAGGAGCTCAGCGGGCTCACTGGCTTCGTTGAGGACATGGTAGCCCTCGGTTTTCAACCAACGGCCAGGGTCATCGGCATCGAGACTGTACCGGCGACGAAGGGGGTGGCTGAGCAGCTCCATCTTTCTCTGGGTGATGAGGTTGTCCGCATCGAACGTGTCCGCCTGGCAAATGGACAGCCGGTTTCTCTTGACGTTACCTATATCCCACCCCGCTTAGGGCGTCAGATTGCTGAAGATGACCTCACCGCCCATCCGATCTTCAGCCTCTTGGAGGATAAATATGGCATCCTCCTGGGAGAGGCCGATTACTGCATCGAAGCATCGGCCGCCGATAAGCATACAGCAGAAGTACTGGGGGTGCCTGTGGGGGCACCGATCCTGCTCATCCAGCGCACTGTCTTTGCGGTGGATTCGTCAGTGCTTGAGTATGAGGAGCTACATTATCGAGGAGATCGAATAAGGTACGCCATGAGGTTGAAAAGGAAAAGACCAGCCACCGTCCTGGATTTCGACAGCCCTAACTTGCTCAGTAGACCATCTTAG
- a CDS encoding ABC transporter permease: MEISKTEGALNEAGSMLLAASKRGGWLQRVKPTGGLAGISSILLFLFVWEMAARLRLLDPNFVPPPTVVVAEAISMVQTRMLVQDLAASLKRSLGGFALGSLIGIAMGLLTGRVQLLRQLFEPIIQLFRPIPSIAFVPLAILWFGLGESPKLFLITYGVFFPVWLNTHVGVGAVDINYIRAAKCLGAKDRQLFLEVVLPAALPFVVAGLRLGIAVSFIVLVAAEMTGASAGLGFRIEESHLIFRADRMLVGLLMLGILGATADAIFNFVSSKLLFWSK, from the coding sequence GTGGAGATATCGAAAACGGAAGGTGCCCTAAATGAGGCCGGTTCTATGTTACTGGCTGCTTCCAAAAGGGGGGGATGGCTGCAAAGGGTGAAGCCTACGGGTGGCCTGGCTGGCATCAGTTCCATACTTCTCTTTCTATTCGTCTGGGAGATGGCGGCCAGGCTCAGGCTTCTGGATCCCAACTTCGTACCACCACCCACCGTGGTGGTAGCTGAGGCTATTTCTATGGTTCAAACCCGCATGCTTGTGCAGGACCTGGCCGCCAGTCTTAAGCGCTCCCTGGGCGGTTTTGCCCTTGGCTCACTCATCGGCATCGCTATGGGACTGCTTACCGGGCGGGTACAACTACTGCGGCAGCTATTTGAGCCTATCATCCAACTCTTCCGTCCCATACCCTCCATCGCTTTCGTTCCCTTAGCCATCCTCTGGTTCGGTCTTGGGGAGTCGCCGAAGCTCTTTCTGATCACCTATGGTGTATTCTTCCCCGTTTGGTTGAACACACACGTTGGGGTGGGAGCGGTAGATATCAACTATATCCGGGCGGCCAAATGTCTTGGGGCGAAAGATAGGCAGTTATTCCTGGAGGTGGTGCTGCCGGCGGCCCTGCCCTTCGTCGTCGCCGGGCTACGGCTGGGCATCGCCGTCTCGTTCATCGTTCTGGTTGCGGCCGAGATGACTGGTGCTTCGGCCGGATTGGGGTTCCGCATCGAGGAATCGCACCTGATCTTCCGCGCCGATCGGATGCTTGTCGGGCTTTTGATGTTGGGCATCCTGGGGGCTACGGCCGATGCCATCTTCAACTTCGTCTCTTCTAAGTTGCTGTTCTGGTCCAAGTAG
- a CDS encoding sulfite exporter TauE/SafE family protein: MGQLLAQQLPLLAFGGILFAALTQGSTGFGFALVSAPILLLFFEPRSTVMLVLLLGSLLDVFIIWQGRHYLDISRIVPLSIASVVGTPLGAYLLVVMSAPLLKILIGTSVVLSSLPLIFGYTRTVKNETLASAVVGFISGAMNSSTAMSGPPVALYFTNQRYDKEKFRTTLVAFFLLSNLVAIGMLSPLGALNGHVLQNAMLFTPAVVVGFLASVKLSKYIQGGLFQGLVFALVIGTGMVGILSGLKVILGG; encoded by the coding sequence ATGGGACAGCTCTTAGCCCAGCAACTACCTCTTCTAGCCTTTGGGGGGATCCTTTTTGCCGCACTCACGCAGGGCTCGACCGGTTTCGGCTTTGCCCTGGTGAGCGCCCCCATTCTCCTCCTGTTCTTCGAACCGAGAAGCACGGTTATGTTAGTGCTTCTCTTGGGCTCATTGCTGGACGTGTTCATCATCTGGCAGGGAAGGCACTATTTGGACATTAGTCGAATCGTGCCCCTGTCCATCGCCAGTGTTGTAGGAACGCCACTGGGGGCTTACCTCTTAGTAGTAATGAGTGCCCCACTATTGAAAATATTGATTGGAACGTCTGTGGTGCTCTCCTCTCTTCCGCTGATATTTGGCTACACGAGGACGGTCAAGAATGAGACCCTCGCCTCTGCCGTTGTGGGATTTATCAGTGGTGCTATGAACAGCAGCACCGCCATGAGCGGCCCCCCCGTAGCTCTCTACTTTACAAACCAACGCTATGACAAGGAGAAGTTCCGTACCACGCTGGTGGCCTTTTTCCTCCTTTCAAACCTGGTGGCGATAGGGATGCTGTCCCCTCTGGGAGCCCTGAATGGACATGTCCTGCAAAATGCTATGTTGTTCACCCCGGCTGTGGTCGTTGGCTTTCTGGCCAGTGTCAAGTTATCCAAGTATATTCAAGGTGGCCTATTTCAGGGCTTGGTCTTCGCCCTGGTCATTGGCACGGGGATGGTCGGTATCTTAAGCGGCCTGAAGGTCATCCTTGGGGGGTGA